The genomic region TCCTTCGGGGGCGATGGTCCACTCGGGGCCGAAGGGGCGGCTGACTCTGCGCCCGGTGATATCGAATATGTCGATCACAAAGGAACCGGCATGGGGCAGATGCAGCGCCAGACCGGCTTCGCCTGCCGAGGGATTCGGCCGGATCTGGAAATCCAGCCCGGTGAGAAATGGATCGGGGACCACGACACTGCCGGAATCAGGGTGGTGGAAATCGACGCAGCAGAGGAGATGGTCGGCGGCTTCGGAATCCCCCGATTGAAGACCGTAGGCCGCCAGATTACCGGGCGCCATGGCCGGTGTGTAGATGACGAAATGGTTTCCCATCTCAAGGACCGAATCGGTAAAGATGACGTAATCGAGATGGCCGGGCCAAAATAAGCCGCCGTCATTGCGCCAGGTGTAGCCCATCCGTCTTTCTGTTTGGCGCCAGTAGACAGGAGTCATCGGGGTCCAATCCCAATCCGGGTGGAAATCCTCCCCGAAGGGTCCCTCATTGATGATATCACCGGTGACCAGCGATTGAACCTGCTGGTTCAAACCAACGAAATTCATGTCGCCCATGATGAGAATTGGTGTGTCGCTCTGTAATGTTAAAATCCCACCCACTCGCTTTGCTTCTCGTATAAAAGAGAGAATATGATCCACTTCCATCTGGCGGTTCGCCTCCTCCTCGCAACAGGGGAGGTGCGCGTTGATGACAAGGATCTGGGTTCCCCGCAAGGCCGTTGCATCCAGTAGCACGGCGAGATTGCCATCGATAGCCCAGCTCTCGAGAACGGGGTAACGGCTGATGGTATGGCAATCATTGTTCCCGGCCGCGTACCAGCTCTCACCCGGCTCCAATGAAATCCAATCAGAGACAAAATCGACGACTTCCGCTGTCGTGTGTTCATAGATTTCCTGGAAACTCAGAATATCCGGAGCCACCGCGGCGAGCTGCCGGCCGAATCGAGAAGCCTGTCCGCCCGACCAAGGACCGTCCCTCTCGACATTGTAGGTCGATATCCGCATATCGTTCGGGTCGGAACGGCCCATCGTTATTATCTCATCGGGGGGCGGCGTTCCGTTGTCGAGTTTATAGGTGATGGTTTCCCCGGCTTCGGGAAGTTCGTCCCCTCCGGTTGATGCATCCCGGAAGAATATCCTGATGTCATTCCCGTTGAAGAGGTAGTGGCTGCCGTCAGGCCGGATGCCGCGCCCGATCGCCATCTCAAATACGGACGATGTGACGGAGGGGCCGCACCGGAAGCGAATATCGCTATAGTCTATATTCCAGGGGGATCCGCCCGTGTAAAAGTTACCGGTGAGCTCGCCGAATTTCCATTCCAGTTCGGCGCCGATACCATTAATATTTAAGCCGGTTTGATCATCTGCATCGGTATCGAGATAGAGGATGAGATTGTTATTCTGCTGCAGGTTCAAAACAGCGCCCAGGTCGATTTTCAGGTAGAGAAAGCGTGAATCGTCGGCCAGCAGGAGTTTTCCGAAATCGATGCCGGCGCCGTCGCCGGCCGCATCTTCATAAATGATCTCAACAACGTCCCAGTCGGGAAACCGGCCGTCGATGGTGATGGGATGGGGAGTGGCGCGGCCGCCCCCCGCGGCGAGCAGGATGATTGTGAAGGCCACATTCAGGAACCCGAATTGACAAAGAGGCCGGTTCTGTAACCTCTTCATTTTATACATTCGCCTCTGATCCATCTTGTGGGACCGTCCCGCCGTCCGGTTCAGCAAGAGGATGCCGCTTTATAATCACCATGGTCACATCATCCGATTGTGGAACCCCGGCCGCATGTTCCAAAACGGCCTTCAGGATTGCTTCCCGGATCCCGGCGACGGGGAGATGCGACGATTGACGGATGACCTGCAGCAGGCGCTCTTCGCCGAACATGTTGTCCATGGTTTTCTCATCTTCTATCTCCTCCGGCGGAATCTTTCCGGGTGGCGTCTTCCCGGTCGGATCGTCATCCCCGGGAACCGGCCCTTCGGCCTCAGTGACCCCGTCGGTATAGAGAACCAGGACATCTCCCGGTTTGATGGAAACTGTCTCTTGTTGATAGGCCTGTCCCGGCAACATGCCTATGAGCAGTCCGCCTTTCTCGAGATATTCAACCGCCCCATCGGCGCGCAGGAGGATCGGCGGATTGTGTCCCGCGTTGGTCGATGTAAATGTACAACTATTGATATCCAACACGCCATAAAAGAAGGTCACGAATCTCTGCGAGTGTGTCGAGTGAACCATTAGATCATTCACGCGGTTGACGATTTCACCCACGCTACTGGGGTGTATAACCTGCCCCTGAAGGCTCGCCTGAAGATTCGACATGAGCAGCGCGGCCGGTATGCCCTTGCCGGAGACGTCGCCGATAGCGATGCCCAGCCGGCCGTCGCCCTGTGTGAGGAAATCGAAATAGTCTCCGCCGACCTGAAGAGACGGCAGGCTGATCCCGGTCACCTCGAATCCTGAGATGGTCGGCGAGTCGTGGGGCAGAAGGCGCTCTTGGATTTCCCGGGCCATCTGCAGCTCCCGCTCGAGACGTTCGCGGGCCACCGCCTCTTCGCGGCCGTGTCTGACCGCGACGGTCATGTCATTAAAGGAGTCGGCCAGTACGCCGAATTCATCCTCGTTCGATATTTGAACATACGAATCCAAATCCCCTGCGGCCAGACGCAGTGTTCTGGAATGCAGCGAATTTACGGCGGATGTAATTCCCGTGGTGATACGGATGCCGAGGAAGAGAGCAAACCCCTCGAGTATCAGAAAAAGGATGCCGAGAAAAGCCAGGACAGCGATGACGGCCTGATTGATTTTGGAATTCTCTGTGGCGAATTCCTTAACGAGGTTTGCGAGACGGGCCTGGAGGTGAAAAACGATCTCTTTATGGCGGAAGCCTCCCGGCACCAGACGAAGTGTCTGCAACAGATCCCCCCCGAACTTCATGGGCCGGTTCCAGATAGAGAGCGCTGAGTCGGCCCCGCTTTCAGCCCTGTTCTGGAACCCCTTGATGTCGATCGAGAGACGGGATGTGTCCTCGGGGGATTCGATATACCTTGGATCGTCCGAATCAACGGTAACCGCTTGGCTCGTGTAGAGACCGACATCGCAGCGAAGCATTTTTGCGAGATAATCGAGGGGGTCCTGATTGACATGATAACCGCTCAAGCGGAGCGGGCCGGCGCTGAGTCCCCGCACATTGATAAGCCAGATTTCCGATTCGATGAGAAAATAGGCGGTCGTATCGGCCGGCGCCCAGTTGGGTTTGGGAACGCCGGTACCTGTTTCATCATCGTTCAAGGCCTCGGCGTCTTTAAGGGGTGTCTGCAGCGCGGTCACAAAGAGGCCGATCCACTTGGGCGGCTCAGGGACTTCGGGTCCGGTTGAGGGATCTTCCGGAATTGTTAAAGTAAAATAATCGGTAAAGGTTGTTCCTGAGAGATCTTTGCCGGCCGCTGTCTGGGCCGACCAATCCTCGAGGATACCGCGTCCGCGGGTGGCGAGACTTCCGCCGAGCGTGCCGTACAACAGGAGGATCATGAAAATCAATACCAGCACGAGGGGGACACCGGCGATGAAGAGGGCGCTGACCGCCAGCTTTGGTTTCAGGCGCATGAAATGAAGACGAATCCTAAAAAAGAGATTGAGAAGAGAAAAGATCCAGAACAGGCGCAGGGCGCCGAGGGCGGTACGGGCCAGGTTCTCAGCCAGTCCATGCAGCCAGGGAAGATCCGACACCTCGCCGCCGCTGAATCCCCATCCGACAGAAACAAATCCGGCCGCAATAAGGCCGAGAAAGAAAATTTTGGCGCGCCGGGCGGAGAGCATCCTTTGATAGGGAGCATATGTCCGGAAAAACAAAAAAACGCCGAATGTCGGAATAGCGATATACCGCCCTGCTTCATTCGGCCCAAATGCGACCAGTGTCGCGCCGGCAAGGACGAGATAGATCATCCAGAAGATCCGGAAACGTGTTTCCAGAAGAAGGAAGCGAATCGCCGTGAACCAGGTCCCGGTCAGGACGAGGGCGGCGATCCAAACACTGAAAGCATTGTGTCCACCGAGCAGTCGGTGGACCCCCCAGGCCAGGATCGAACCGAGGACGATCATGAGGGATAAACGCCAAGCCGGTTGATTAATCGGCGAAGGTTGGACCCGCCACGGTTTCAGTGCGACTTCAGGATCTGACATTCGGCCGGCTCCTCATCATTCAACCCATTCGACCCCTTACGGAGCTGTCTTTCTGAAGACATTTGGAGCTTATTATTGAGCGAAATCCGGTCCGTTGCAATCGCCCTGATGTCCCGCCCACCCTGAGGATTCCTTGCAAATCCTTGCAAAAACAACCTTTTCTGCGGCACTATCAGTGCTATGACCCCTATAGGGAAAAGCCCGCCTCGCCGGGATGGAATGGATAAGGTCACGGGAGAGGCCCTGTATACCGACGATCTCACCCTGCCCGGGATGATCTTTGGAGCCACATTAAGAAGTCCCCACCCGCATGCCCGCATCAAGAGGGTGCGATGGAAGTCCGCTTCCGCCCCTGACGGCGCTATCTGTATAACATCGGGCGATATCCCTGGTCCCAACGGGGTTCAGCTTCTCGATGATTCCTGGCCGGTTCTGGCGGATAAGATCGTGCACCATATCGGCGAGCCGGTGGCTTTGACCGCAGCGGCGACGAGGGAAGCCGCGCAACGGGCTTTGCAGGCCATTGAGATCGAATACGAACCTCTCCCACCCGCGTTGAGTTGGGAGGAGGCGGAGCAACTCGAACCCCTTTATACGCTCTCGCTGAACCATGGGGATATTCAACAGGCATTCACTCAGGCCGACAGCATTTTTGAAGAAGAGTACCGCACGGGGCATCAAGAACAGCTTTATATTGAGTGCCAGGGAATGATCGCCTGGTTCGACGATGATGGCATGTTAAAGATCATCGGCTCGATGCAATGTCCGTACTATGTGCAAAAAGCCTTGATGCACACCCTGCAAATCCCCGAGGATAAGATCAGCGTTAAACCGGCGGCTGTCGGTGGGGCGTTCGGGGGCAAAGAAGATTTCCCCAGTCTTCTCGCGATCCATGCGGCCCTGCTGGCGCGTCACAGCGGGCATCCCGTCAAAATGGTCTATGACCGCCATGAAGATCTCATGGTCACCCCAAAGCGGCATCCCTCCCGTATCCGTCACCGGACCGGCGTCAGCAAAGAGGGACGTCTTTTGGCGATGGAGATCAAGATTGATTTGGATGGGGGGGCGTTCCAAACGCTATCACCCGTCGTTCTCTCGCGGGCCGTTCTGCACGCAACGGGACCCTATCGTTGCCCGAATGTACAAATTTTTGGACGTGTGCTGAGAACGCACACGGTGCCCAACGCGGCCTTCCGCGGATTTGGAGCACCTCAAGTTCACTTTGCGGTGGAGCGGATGATCGACCATGTCGCCCGGGCCCTGAAAATGAATCCCTTTGATATCCGGAAGATCAATGTGGTGCACCCGGAGGATCGTCTGGCCACCGGTCAGGTTCTGGATGAGTCGACCTCGGCGCATCTTGTTCTGGAGGAAGTGGAAAAGATCACAAAATTCCGGCGCCGGTGGCGCTCGATGGAGCGGGCCCGTGCGCGCCGGCAGGGTGACGAGCCGATGCGCGGCATCGGATTGAGCCTCAGTTTCCACGGGGCCGGGTTCACCGGTTTGGGAGAGCACCGGATGCGTTCTCCTGCAACGGTGCGGCTTACCGCCGATGGACGGATGGAGGTATTGACGGCGCAAACTGAGATGGGCCAGGGTTGTTCCACGATCCTGCCGCAAATCGCCGCGGCCGCCGCGGGCCTCCGGCTCGAGGATGTTATCGCTCACGAGCCCGATACGGCCGTCGTTCCCGATTCGGGGCCCACCGTGGCGTCGCGAACGACGATGATCGTGGGTGGAACGGTGGAGCGCGCCGCGCGGGAACTCCGTGACCGGGTTATACATTGGGCGCAGGAGCATCTGGGAACGGGGCCGGATCTCGAGATCCGCGACAGTGAGGTCAGGGGTCCGAAAGGATCGGTCTCGCCATTTCGTGATATCGGCCGCGCATGCTATGAACAGGGAGGGCCCCGTGAGGTGACGCTCCATCATGAGCCCCCCGCATGGCAGGAGTTCGATGAATCAACGTACCGGGGGGTCGCCTATGCGACCTATGGGTGGGCGGCGCATGTGATCGAAGTGGATATCGATCCCGATACGCTGGAACCGCGTCCGCTGAAGGCGACGGGGGTCGCCGAAGTGGGCCGTGTGATTCATCCTACAATGTGCAAGGGGCAGTTTGAGGGGGGGACACTGCAGGCCATCGGTTATGCCCTGACCGAAGAGATGAAAATGAAGCAAGGGAAATATCTCAATGACCGCCTCACGACCTATATCATTCCGACAATGAAGGACAGCCCCAAGATGGAGGTCACTTTTCTGGACCGGCCCTGGCAGGGAGGGGCTTTTGGAGCCAAAGGGATCGGCGAGTTGCCGATGAATGGCGCGGCGCCCGCAGTCATTCAAGCGATCGAAAACGCCACCGGCATCATACCGGTCGCCTTACCGTCCACGCCGGAGCGGCTCTATCGATGGATGATGGAGGGGAGAACAACGGGTGAAGATTGATTTCGTGCTGAACGGGCGGAAAGTGTCGGCTGAAGGCGATCCGATGGATCGGCTTCTCGATTTGCTGCGTGAAAAGTTCAAGCTCACCGGGACCAAGGAGGGATGCGGTGAAGGCGAATGCGGCGCCTGCACGGTTTTACTCGACGGAGAGCCGGTTCTCTCATGCCTGGTCCCGATCTTCCAGTGCCAAGGCCGCGAGGTTATGACGGTGGAGGGGGTCGCCGCCGATCCCGAGGCGCAAGCCTTTCTTGAGCGCTTTGTGCAAGAGGGCGGCGTTCAGTGCGGGGCTTGTACGCCGGGCATTATCGTTACGGGATGGAAGCTGTCTCAAAATAAAGCGCGGTTGCGCCGGGGCGAGATTAAAAACGCCCTGGCCGGGAATCTCTGCCGCTGCACAGGTTATGAAGCGATCGTGCGGGCGCTGGAGCGGGAGAGTCCCTCATGATACGCGCCCTGGCTCCGCGCTCGCTCGAAGAAGCGATTTATTGTCTAACCGAGAATCCGGATTTGATTCCCGCCGCTGGTTGCACGGACCTCATGGTGACACAGCATGTCATGGGACTCGATGCGACGGGTGTGATGGATCTGCTGCGGATACCCCGTCTCCGCGGTATCCGCCGCTACCCCGGTGGATGGGAGATCGGCGCGACGACGACCTTCTCTGACATCAGCCGTTCGCGGCGGTTGCATGCAGCGCTTCCCGCATTGACCGTCGCCGCGTCGCACATCGGCGCCTGGCAGATTCAAAATCGGGCCACACTGGGCGGTAATATCGCCAATGCCAGTCCCGCGGGGGATTCCCTGCCCGTTCTGCTGTCCCTCGGCGCCCGGATTGTTGCGGCCGGCAGTGAGGGGCTGCGCGAAATCCCCTATGAGTCCTTTCATACCGGCTATCGTAAGACGGCTTTGAGCAAGGGTGAGATCATCGCCTGGGTCCATATTCCCGATCCGCTGCCGGAGTCGATCCAATTTTTCCGCAAAGTCGGTACGCGCCAAGCCCAATCGATCAGCAAAATCGCGCTGGCGCTTTGCGCTGCTTATCGGAACGGCCGGATCGAATCGGTGCGCATCGGCGCGGGCAGTATCGCGCCGGTGCCGATCCGCCTGTACAAAACAGAGCAACTGCTGACGGGCCGGCCGGGTGATCCGGCGGCGGCGGATGAAGCGGCGGCGGCCGCGATGAATGAGGTCACCCCGATCGACGACGTCCGCTCCACGGCGGAATACCGCCGCTACGTCCTGGGGCGCCTCGTGCGCCGGATGGTTCTTCGTCTGGGCGGGTATCTCTAGTGAGCGCTAATCACATAGAGTTTCTCCTCAACGGCGCCGTTCAACGGGTCACGACGCGGCCTGGAGAAACTCTTCTCGATACTCTGCGAAACCGGTGCGGCATCCGGTCGATCAAAGACGGTTGCAGCCCTCAGGGCCAATGCGGATGCTGTCTCGTGCTGATCAATGGACACCCGCGGACGACCTGCGCTCTGCCGACAGAACGGATTCAAGGGAAAGAGATCCTCACTCTCGAAGGACTCCCCGAAGAGGAGCGCCGCTGGATCGCCCGGTCCTTTGTCGCGGCGGCCGGGCTTCAGTGTGGCTTCTGTATTCCCGGAATCGCCCTTCGCGCCAAGGTTCTCATCGACAAGAATCCGAATCCCACGCGGGCGGAAATCGCTCTGGCGCTTGACGGACACCTCTGCCGGTGCACTGGTTATACAAAAATCATCGACGCCGTGGAGCTTATGGCCCGGGCGCGACGGGAGGAGTTTTTGCCCGAACCATGCGCCGACGGCCGCGTGGGTGATCCTCTGGCCCGCTACCGTGGGGAGGATCTGGTGCTGGGGCAGCGTCCCTATGTCGCCGATCTGCACAAACCCGGTATGTTGCACGGAGCCGTTCTGCTATCCCCCCACGCCCGGGCGAAGGTGTTGAAGATCGAGACCTCGCGCGCCGAAGCTCTTCCCGGTGTGAAAGCTGTGATCACGGCCGCCGATGTGCCGGGAGAACGGTGGTACGGCCTCATCCATAATGATTGGCCCGGTTTTGTCTCCATCGGCGAAGAGGTCCGCTGCGTGGGGGATATTCTGGCCGCGGTCGCCGCGATTGATGAAGCAACCGCCCGCGAAGCGCGTGACTTGATTGCGGTCGAATATGAAGTGTTGGAACCGGTGCTGGACCCCATATCCGCCATGCGGGATGAATGCCATCGGGTCAATCCGCGACATGCGAATATCCTTTCCCGCACTGAAATCAAACGCGGGAATGTGGAAGAGGCGCTGAAGGCATCAGCTCATGTTGCCTGCGGAACTTGGGAAACACAGAGAATTGAACATCTCTTTCTGGAGACCGAGTGCGCCCTGGCCGAGGTTCGACCCGGCGGCAAACTGACGCTCTATACGCAGGGCCAGGGGATTTTCGACGACCGCCGCCAGGTCGCCGGCTTTTTGAACATTCCTGAGGATGATGTGTTTGTCGAGTTGGTTCCCAATGGCGGCGCTTTCGGCGGGAAAGAGGATATCTCGATTCAGACCCATGCCGCCCTGCTGGCCTGGATGACCCAAAAACCGGTCATGCTGGCGCTCAGCCGCGAGGAATCAATCCGTATCCATCCCAAAAGGCATCCACTGACGCTGCATTATACATTGGGATGCGATAACGAAGGTCATTTCACCGCTTTGAAGGCGAAAATCGTCGGCGACACCGGCGCCTATGCCTCTGTCGGAGACAAGGTTTTAGAGCGCGCCGCCGGCCATGCCTGCGGTCCGTATCGCGTGCCTGCGGTCGATTTGGAAGCGACGGCCGTTTGTACAAACAATCCGCCCTCAGGGGCCATGCGCGGTTTCGGCGCCAACCAGGCCCATTTTGCGATGGAGGGGTGCATTGACCAGTTGTGCAGCAAAACAGGGATCGATCCTTGGGACATGCGCTGGCGGAACGCCGTCGAAGTTGGAGATATGCTCTCTACCGGCCAGATCCTTGAGGCATCGGTGGGGGTGAAGAAAACACTGACAGCCGTGAAAGGCGATTACGATGAGGCCCGGGCACAGGGCCGCGCGGTGGGTATTGCCTGTGGGATCAAGAACAGCGGGATTGGGAACGGCGTTTTGGAATGGGGGAAGGCCCGCCTTGTTGTCGAGAAGGATGGTACGATTACCTTATACAATGGATACACTGAAATGGGCCAGGGCTTGCTGACCGTTCTTATCCAATGCGCCGTCGAGGTAACCGGACTTCCCGCCGCGCGATTCCGTCCAAGAGTCGATACGACCTATGCGCTGGGATGCGGCCAGACGACCGGTTCGCGGGCGACCCTCTTCGGCGGCCGGGCCGTCAAGAGCGCGGCTGAAAAGTTGAAGAAGGATCTCGACCGGGAGGGATCATTGAGTCTTCTGACCGGCCGTGTCTATGCGGCCGATGTCCTTGTCGATGATACGACAGCGCTGGGAGCGCCGGTCCCCAAGATCAAAACGCATACGGCCTACGGTTATGCGACGCAGCTTTGCATCCTTGATGAAACGGGGCGAGTGAAGCGGATGGTAGCGGCGCATGATGTGGGCCGGGTGATCAATCCGGCTCTGTGCGAGGGGCAGATTCAGGGAGCGATCCACATGGGGCTCGGATACGCCCTGACGGAGGAATTGCCCTGTCCCGATGGGATGCCGGCGACTTTCACATTACGGGAGCTGGGCGTGCTGCGGGCGAAGGATATGCCCGAAATCAAGGTGATCCTAATTGAGGAGCACGAACCCGAGGGGCCTTTCGGCGCCAAGGGAGTGGGGGAAATCGGCCTCGTTCCGACGGCGGCGGCCGTGGCCGGGGCCCTGGAAGCTTATGATGGGATCCGCCGGACCCGTCTTCCGATGAAGGATTCGCCGGCGGCCCACGCCATGAGTGTCGGCCGGATCCGCGCCCGGCGGGGCCGCTCGTCATGAGTTCCCCCGCGAGAAAGCCGGGGCGGGTCAACGCCCACACCCACCTCTACAGCGGGTTGGCTTCATTGGGAATGCCGCCGCCGAAAAAGGAACCCGAAAACTTTCTTGAGATTCTCGAACACGTTTGGTGGAAGCTTGATGGCGCGCTCGATGAAAGGGGCCTACTCGCTGCGGCGCGCTATTATGTCGCCGATGCCCTGTATGCCGGCACGTCGACATTGATAGATCACCATGAATCCCCGAATCTGATTGAGGGCTCCCTCGATCTGCTGGCGGATACCTGCCAGATGCTGGGCATGAGAGCGGTTCTCTGCTATGGGGCTACGGAACGCAACGGCGGAAGGACTGAAGCCCGGCGCGGCTTGGAAGAATCCCGCCGCTTTATCAAAGAAAACAATCGGCCCTTGGTCCGGGGTGTCGTCGGCCTGCATGCCTCCTTCACCGTTTCCGACGAAACGATCCGGGAGGCGGGCGATTTGTGCCGTGATTTGGGAACGGTCCTGCATATCCATCTGGCCGAAGATAGAGCGGATGTTGAGGATGCCCGGTCGCGGGGGTACGAGGGTCCACTGGAAAGGTTGATCCAGCTTGGCGCCTTGCCCAAGGGATCGATTCTCGCCCACGGCGTTCATCTGACCGCGGCGCAGGTCCGCCGAACGCAAGAGCATGGCTGTTGGATTGTACAAAACCCGCGCTCGAATCGTGGGAACCGGGTTGGTTACCCCAAGGCGCTTGGGAACAGCGATCGGACCGCCTTGGGGACCGATGGTTATCCCGCCCGGATGGATGAGGAGGAAGAAGCCCTCTTTGAAACGGGGCTTCCGCATGAGGCCCGGGAATTACTGGAAGAACGTTTGGCCGGGGGGTATAGATTGACCGCCGAGCGCTTCGATGATCCTGACGTGGAAATGAAAGATGCGGTCTACCATGAGGAAGGCCGCGTCATGAGCCTCTTTGTCGATAACCGTGCGGTTATCGAATGTGGCCGGCTGCATACAGCGGATTGGGAGGAGATTCAATTCCACGCCCGCCAAGAAGCGGAACGGCTGTGGGATAGAATGGATTTTCTGTAGGATATCGATAGGATTTTAAAATCTGGTCGTGCGCCTGATGATCTAACCTGAGAGGAAACGATGCCCAAACTTGGATTGGAAACGCATGTTGTCGATAATAATGTCTATAAGAACAGTGTTAAACGCTTTAAAGATGCGGGGATAATCCTCCCCTCTTTTGCGGAGCTGGCCGATCCATCCCAAATCCCGCAATCGATCACTCAGGCCCTCGTGGATGTGGATCCCGGCGCCGCCGCGTCATTGAATCTTTTCCGTGTACATTGGTTCAACGAGGCGGGGGGGCGGGGCACGCAGAAGATCCCGGATCATATCGTGCTGCCGAAATCACTCACCGGGGTTTCCGCTCGAATTATCGTTCTCTTCGGGGACCTCTTTCCGATGATCCAAACGCACAAGGTTCTTGCGGCGTACGGTTGTTTGGCGCCGCGGATCATCACGGGACAATTTGACCCGATCACACATCGAGCCGTATGGCCGTCAACGGGAAATTACTGCCGCGGGGGCGTCGCCATCTCAAAGATCATGGGATGCCGCGGGGTGGCGGTCCTCCCCGCGGGGATGAGTCGCGAGAGGTTCCAGTGGCTCGAAAATTGGGTCATGGAGCCTGAAGATATCATCAAGACTCCGGGATCGGAAAGTAATGTTAAGGAGATATACGATAAATGCAATGAGCTGGATGCCGACGCGCAAAATATAATATTTAACCAGTTTTGCGAGTTTGGAAACAGCCTTTCGCACTACCTCTGCACCGGCCGGGCCATGGAATCCGTTTATGAGACGGCGGCCGGGACGCGCCCCGGATCGCGTCTGCGGGCCTTTGTCGCCTCGTCGGGATCCGCGGGGACGCTGGCCGCGGGAGATTACTTAAAGGAGAAGTTCGGCAGTCTCACGGCGGTCGTCGAGGCGCTGGAATGTCCTACAATATTGTATAATGGTTTTGGGGAACACAATATTCAGGGAATCGGCGATAAGCATATTCCATTTATTCATAATGTGATGAAGACCGATCTTGCCATGGCTGTTTCAGAGGTCAGCACCGATGCGTTGAACGTCCTTTTCAATACAAAGACGGGGCGCGACTACCTCGTCGAGCGGAAGGAAATCCCATGGTCGGTTGTGGAGGCTCTGGGGCGATTCGGCCTCTCGAGTATATGCAATATCATGGCCGCTGTGAAAATCGCCAAGCATTACGATATGGGACCCGATGATGTCATTATGACGGTGGCGACTGATGGCGCCGAATTATACAGAACAGAGCGGGACAAGGTTCTCAAAGAAACGTACTCGACGGGATTTTCGGATCTTGATGCAGCGGAGGTTTTCGGTCGGGATCTCATGGGTATTACAACGGATCACCTACTGGAGCTTTCCCATCTCGACCGGCAGCGGATCTTTAATCTGGGATATTATACCTGGGTTGAGCAGCAGGGAGTGACAATCGAGGAATTCACCGCGCGGAGAGAAAATCATTTCTGGACCGGTCTGC from Candidatus Eisenbacteria bacterium harbors:
- a CDS encoding amidohydrolase family protein is translated as MSSPARKPGRVNAHTHLYSGLASLGMPPPKKEPENFLEILEHVWWKLDGALDERGLLAAARYYVADALYAGTSTLIDHHESPNLIEGSLDLLADTCQMLGMRAVLCYGATERNGGRTEARRGLEESRRFIKENNRPLVRGVVGLHASFTVSDETIREAGDLCRDLGTVLHIHLAEDRADVEDARSRGYEGPLERLIQLGALPKGSILAHGVHLTAAQVRRTQEHGCWIVQNPRSNRGNRVGYPKALGNSDRTALGTDGYPARMDEEEEALFETGLPHEARELLEERLAGGYRLTAERFDDPDVEMKDAVYHEEGRVMSLFVDNRAVIECGRLHTADWEEIQFHARQEAERLWDRMDFL
- a CDS encoding pyridoxal-5'-phosphate-dependent protein subunit beta, with the translated sequence MPKLGLETHVVDNNVYKNSVKRFKDAGIILPSFAELADPSQIPQSITQALVDVDPGAAASLNLFRVHWFNEAGGRGTQKIPDHIVLPKSLTGVSARIIVLFGDLFPMIQTHKVLAAYGCLAPRIITGQFDPITHRAVWPSTGNYCRGGVAISKIMGCRGVAVLPAGMSRERFQWLENWVMEPEDIIKTPGSESNVKEIYDKCNELDADAQNIIFNQFCEFGNSLSHYLCTGRAMESVYETAAGTRPGSRLRAFVASSGSAGTLAAGDYLKEKFGSLTAVVEALECPTILYNGFGEHNIQGIGDKHIPFIHNVMKTDLAMAVSEVSTDALNVLFNTKTGRDYLVERKEIPWSVVEALGRFGLSSICNIMAAVKIAKHYDMGPDDVIMTVATDGAELYRTERDKVLKETYSTGFSDLDAAEVFGRDLMGITTDHLLELSHLDRQRIFNLGYYTWVEQQGVTIEEFTARRENHFWTGLRELIPVWDEMIAEFNSKTGLRKSTGAESKV
- the xdh gene encoding selenium-dependent xanthine dehydrogenase — its product is MEFLLNGAVQRVTTRPGETLLDTLRNRCGIRSIKDGCSPQGQCGCCLVLINGHPRTTCALPTERIQGKEILTLEGLPEEERRWIARSFVAAAGLQCGFCIPGIALRAKVLIDKNPNPTRAEIALALDGHLCRCTGYTKIIDAVELMARARREEFLPEPCADGRVGDPLARYRGEDLVLGQRPYVADLHKPGMLHGAVLLSPHARAKVLKIETSRAEALPGVKAVITAADVPGERWYGLIHNDWPGFVSIGEEVRCVGDILAAVAAIDEATAREARDLIAVEYEVLEPVLDPISAMRDECHRVNPRHANILSRTEIKRGNVEEALKASAHVACGTWETQRIEHLFLETECALAEVRPGGKLTLYTQGQGIFDDRRQVAGFLNIPEDDVFVELVPNGGAFGGKEDISIQTHAALLAWMTQKPVMLALSREESIRIHPKRHPLTLHYTLGCDNEGHFTALKAKIVGDTGAYASVGDKVLERAAGHACGPYRVPAVDLEATAVCTNNPPSGAMRGFGANQAHFAMEGCIDQLCSKTGIDPWDMRWRNAVEVGDMLSTGQILEASVGVKKTLTAVKGDYDEARAQGRAVGIACGIKNSGIGNGVLEWGKARLVVEKDGTITLYNGYTEMGQGLLTVLIQCAVEVTGLPAARFRPRVDTTYALGCGQTTGSRATLFGGRAVKSAAEKLKKDLDREGSLSLLTGRVYAADVLVDDTTALGAPVPKIKTHTAYGYATQLCILDETGRVKRMVAAHDVGRVINPALCEGQIQGAIHMGLGYALTEELPCPDGMPATFTLRELGVLRAKDMPEIKVILIEEHEPEGPFGAKGVGEIGLVPTAAAVAGALEAYDGIRRTRLPMKDSPAAHAMSVGRIRARRGRSS